A stretch of Henckelia pumila isolate YLH828 chromosome 4, ASM3356847v2, whole genome shotgun sequence DNA encodes these proteins:
- the LOC140867698 gene encoding zinc finger protein CONSTANS-LIKE 3-like: MAAPKWSLTAKICTSCKTSAASVFCSSDSAFLCTACDAKVHAVNKLASRHARVWLCEVCEQAPASVTCKADAAALCAACDRDIHSANPLARRHERVPVVPFYGAADKSSPSEEEEAEAESWLIPNLNADHGGVDLEEDSGSPEYKSAEYLFREMDPYLDLDLFSGEQKTHDQKQLSPDGVVPENKFGSGQYPEGPVVDGFPAYEMDYPGPKHIMYNFTSQSISQSVSSSSLDVGVVPDHHVTAEVSNAFDNSEIAPTPLSGVDREARVLRYREKRKNRRFEKTIRYASRKAYAETRPRIKGRFAKRSELEIESFVAVDASYGVVPSF, from the exons ATGGCGGCTCCCAAATGGAGTTTAACGGCCAAGATTTGCACCTCATGCAAGACCTCCGCCGCCTCAGTCTTCTGCAGCTCCGACTCGGCTTTCCTCTGCACGGCCTGCGACGCCAAGGTCCACGCAGTCAACAAGCTGGCCTCGCGCCACGCCCGCGTCTGGCTCTGCGAGGTCTGCGAGCAAGCCCCCGCCAGCGTCACCTGCAAGGCCGACGCCGCCGCTCTCTGCGCCGCCTGCGACCGCGACATACACTCGGCGAACCCCCTGGCGCGCCGCCACGAGCGTGTCCCCGTCGTACCCTTCTACGGCGCCGCGGACAAGTCCTCCCCTTCGGAGGAGGAGGAGGCCGAGGCGGAGTCGTGGCTGATCCCTAATCTGAACGCCGACCACGGCGGGGTGGATCTGGAGGAGGATTCCGGGTCGCCCGAGTACAAATCCGCCGAGTACCTGTTCAGGGAGATGGATCCGTATTTGGATCTGGATCTGTTCTCCGGCGAACAGAAGACACACGATCAGAAGCAGCTATCACCCGACGGAGTTGTGCCGGAGAATAAATTTGGATCGGGTCAGTACCCGGAGGGTCCGGTGGTGGACGGGTTTCCAGCTTACGAAATGGATTATCCGGGTCCGAAGCACATCATGTACAACTTCACCTCCCAATCCATTAGCCAGAGT GTTTCATCTTCGTCTCTTGATGTCGGAGTCGTGCCGGATCACCATGTCACAGCCGAAGTATCGAATGCTTTCGACAACAGCGAAATCGCCCCCACCCCTTTGTCCGGGGTCGACCGGGAGGCGAGGGTACTAAGATATAGGGAAAAGAGAAAGAACAGGAGGTTCGAAAAAACCATCCGATATGCATCAAGAAAGGCATACGCCGAAACCCGGCCCAGGATCAAAGGACGGTTCGCGAAGCGATCGGAGCTTGAGATTGAATCCTTTGTCGCTGTCGATGCATCCTATGGTGTTGTCCCGAGCTTTTAG